The sequence CAAACTGAAACCTTAGAGCAAAATATTTTGcctaaaaatgtataataaacgaaactttttttttttttttttaaattattcttaaCTACACCACCTACAATAACAACATTATGTCCAGGATTGCAAATGTAACTGTGTGATTATGAGCAATTCAAGAGTtgtaaattaaactaaaaatgCAAAAGGTTAAATTAATTGCATTCGGAATATCAATTCCATTTTCAAACATATCACATGTAATTCTATTGCGGCTAATTCAGATGAATTCGTGCACTTGTTTCTATTCAGTTCTGAATGTGTGTAGGCTGTTATTTGCATATCTTCTTCAGCATGTTTGTGTATCCAGTCTGTGTCTACTCACTTCAATGATGGAGCCGATGCCAGCAGGGATGAGGACAAGCAAGCTGGTCTGCTCGTCCAACAAATAGAGGAAGATCACGATGGTGCTAAAACATCGCCagagcactgaaaaacaaaacacacaaacataaactgGGACAGCTTTTCCTCGGCTACTGCTGGTCAAGATTTAATCCTTTTATCCAGCAGCCATGACAATTTCGAAGCATTTGCCAGTCAAGTTAGTCAATAAATCAAGTTAGTGCCAGAGACATGGATATACACAGTTGCAGTGCAGGAGAAACGTCTAGCCAAACAATTAGAAAACTGTTCACAATCATTACGTGTAAGCCTCTTGCTTATACTGCTGTGAGCAAAATATTCATTTGCTCATACTCCCCATTATGTGGCCACCCAGCAGCCCAGATTCACTGAGTCAGGTCATATCAACATGCCGCTGATGCTTGGTTTCACCTAGATTCActtgtttcacacatttttctaaaGGACTGACAGTTACACACTGTAATGTACCTGCTCTACTGAATCACAACAGCAAATCCACAGTGTGCAGCTGAATCTCTATTCGTCGTATTTGTTTCCTGTCCAGGATTGTGTTTTTCGTGAGAACAAAGTTACCTACCTGCTTTGCTGGACATTCCCACCatgcttttcttctgcttccaGAAGCTGATGTCATTCTTGAATGCCAGGAAGTCAAAGAggagctgaaataaaatataaactttaCTCAGCTTTGTCAAGGTACAGTTTATTAACCATTTACACTAAGAATGCCTCAGagctctctttgttttattatcGAGAATTGGCAACAGTTTGCTTTTTATAAATACATCACCTAAGAATCAGACTTGCAGAGCCAATAACTGATTACACTGTGTGTGGTGGTGATACAACTTTAGATTTTAAGATCCCAGGAACCTTTATTGATCGGCCTGTTGTGATGATTTGATGGGCTTGTTGGAAagtttcaaaacagaaaaaaaaaatcctattcAACTAATCAGGAATGTATTCACACATCAAGAACTGAAAGTCATGAGTGCAAATGAGAAAGAAACGTACCAAAACTCTGCTGAATTTGCCTCaggatcaatgaagtatctaGCTAACTAGCcaactagctagctagctatcCAGCTATCTACTGACCTTGGagctctgttctctgtaattGTTTTCCAGTGTAATGTGGTGTAGTCCTCTGTATCAAGACTTACGTGGAAGGCAGCAACAAAGAAAGTGAGAGCCAGGAAGTACAGGTTGGTATCCACAAAGATTCCTTTAATCTCATCAGCATCTTTTTCTGTGAAACCTGCAACACATAcaagaacacagacagagaagtgTACATGACCTATAAGGCTTCTagacagtgtatgtgtgtgtgtgtgtgtgtgtgagagagagagagagagagagagagagagaccaacaCACCAAACTGCTGCAGAGAGTAAACAGCATCTTGCATGTGGATCCAGAACCGCAGCCTCCCAAGAGAGATAGAGTCGTAGGAAATGGTCAGAGGGAGCTCCGTGGATGTACTGTTGatttcctacacacacacacacacaccacatacataAATTAATTATGACAAATCAATATAACCTTATCTTATAAAGTCAATATTTGTAGATCTGTACTGTACTGGCCTCCAAACGTCTAATGTCATAAATACTTTTACATCTCTTTGACATTTAGAAGAGAATAGGGTTGGCCGTTTGTTATTCTGAGGCAGGAAGTAAGTCATGTCTGACACAAGGACACTGAATCATTGAGTTACGGTATGCACTAAGTGTTTGTATTTTCCTCTAAACAAGTTCGGTAAGAGAGTGAACAGCAGAAAGTGTTTTATATAATATTGATTTAAGCGTAAAAGCTCACCACAAGGTCCTTGACCCTGTTGCTGAGCTCATCGACAAACAGCAGAGGTAGATAAACCATCTTCTTACCATTTTGAAATCTGAAACACAGAACATATCCACCAATTTAAAAGTTTTGCTAATCTGGACTGGACTGCTGTTAGACTATCATGCATTACTCAGAAAAATCTGTCTTACGTTTTTTGACTACACTGGACTCAATGTGTACAGTATCGTGACACTCAgagaggtgtgagtgtgtgtttctgtgtacgGTATCTTACACTCTGAGGTATCTGTGGACGTCACCGGGCAGGTATTCTTTGTCGAACAGGAAGTGGTCGCTCACAATGTTGAATGTCAGGCGGGAGCGCCAGTGGGAAGTCGGGTGATCCGACGTGGAAGTGTGACCGCCTGCCGTGGGGTTACCATCATGCTGTTTCTTCTGCTGGGCTCCTTCTCTCTGACCCTGTGTGCCATCGCAGAAATTTGACCATAACCTAAAACAAACCAgctcttctgtttctgtacTGTTACGAAAATGTCAGCTGAGTAGCGGAGAGAAGTTACAAAAACTGataacaaaattacaaaataaaacacctgctACAACTAAAATGAActaataatgtaaaatgtttatacATCATACAAAACAATTTCTGAAGGTGctttaaagtataaaaatgaacaattaatCACAAAGGTAtctttttacagtatttttccGTGAGTTGTATGATAGATGTATGTAATTGCAGCTTCTTCCTATGAACTTAAATACCCATGTCTTTCTTCAGAAAACATTATCAACTTTCACCTTCATCCTGAACTTTGGAACAACCCAGTACCTGCGTTTGATCCTCCCCAGATATCAAAGAGATCTCAGGCGGTTTAGGGACCATGAACGTGGTGAGCTGAGCCACCAAGTGAACCTGATGTGGATCCTGCCACGGGGTGACACCAGCTTGATGGACGAAAATTAGTGCATATAAAGTTCCATTGTTGCGGGTCTTCTTGGGGAGGGACACTTTTACTATcctggaggaaaaaagagaggatgATGAAAAGAAGGATGGTAActacaaagtttaaaaaaaaaaaactttacaacTTTTTCCTACAAATTTCCTGTTATCATTAAAATATGACTACACTCTAGCACATTTGATTTAGTACCTAACAAGAATGACATCCATTCATCTGAATAATGAATTAACACATTAGGGTTCATTAAAGTAAATTGTCATTCAGCTCATGTACAGCTTTGAATCTGACTCGTCCAATCAGATTGGAGGACAGAGTAAATTTATTTCCAAGGCTTATCATTACTCTACTCTGtcatttaaaatctaaaaagagAGCCACCAACCTCTCAAACTTGCTGTTGACATCAAACTTGTCCTCTTTGTGGATCAGGGTATGCCCTCCTTCTGCATTGGGCCGCAGTGCAGTATAGATACTCAACTGGATACACACAGAGATATTATGCACACATATTATTACCTTTATACATTATACAATTGGCCTTGTCCCTGCCTTGCAAATTAAACCAaaccacctacacacacagtTGAACAAAAAGGTCTTGGGAACAAAACTGAACAGTGACAACACTCGTCTCTCCCACATTACTGACCTGTAGTTTCGGGTTTCCTGCCAGGAAGGGTGTGATACATTTGTCACCTTTGGGGTTGTCACAGGGTTTAGTGTAAACTATCCCGTACATCACCCAGCAGGTGTGTAGCACATACACCACAAACACCCCCACGATCAGGGTGGTAAACGATGATTTCAGGAACATGATGCTAGCGATGCGTCGTTACGTAGTCTCCCTTCGGCTAGCTGACGAGCTGGGCCATATGTCTGCCAGTGAGGAGTCATAGATAGAGCGTCAGTGTGCAGTATGAAGCCGATTCAAACTCTGTAATTTTGTAGATGCATTTCGTTTGGTATAACTTCTGGAAGAGAGTCAAGAGTGAGGAGGGAATTCAGCTAATGTGACTGTTGGCACTGGTGGGTGTTTAACAGTGAGGACAACGACTCCCAAGGTCTCACGCcacttgtcttttgttttgattgagagacccTGGTGGCAGAAactacatactgtgtgtttaattcaCTTCTTAACAACTTGTCATCTGATATATTAAATGACACTGCATGGCCAAAGGTATGCAGACACCCAAATAATGCACCCATATGTGCCATATGTGGGCTTTCCACAGCTTTTTGGAGCATGGCTGCTGGGATGAGTCCCCACTGCAGGAAGTTAATTTCTTTATGGACCTGGTTTTGTGCCCAGGGACATGGTCATGCTGAAATAGGAAATGGCCTTCTGCGAACTGTTGATTTTTAAGTGAACAGCGGTGTCGTCATACCTTTAATCATGCAGTGGTTCACATAAACTGTTTGACAACATGTTTTCCTGCGTAAAAcaagtttgtttggttttttttgtcaattaTTCAATAAGAACGGCATACAGCAGGTTAAGGACATTTGCCAGAACTTGCTCATCCAGTTTTGGGTTTCTGCTCCATGCTACTCTAcgactgaaatgaaaagtgaatgGAATCATGGCCTCACATCTACATTTAACATTAGATGGTGGGTGATAAGACTATAGGCTTAGCATCgacaaaaaaaactcaaaaaaggCACATGGTTTACTGCCGCTGATTTAATGTGGCCACTTTACTCAGTCACTAGCAGAGTTGTCAGACTTGTCAGATTTATTCATTTGCCTGAAGTGACAGTACATAGTAAAAAAGTGCTAATTCACTACCATTCGATTGACTGATTATCAGTAAGGCAGAGGCAATCTGAAGCCCTGTAACTTCCATAAAGTACCCTCAGAGACAGTTGCTGTCAAATTGTCCATAAGGCTGTCTTTCTATTTATCTATCTCTCGTTcatctcttttttgtttttgctaggCACGCCGAAACAAAGATTCCTTTTCTAATTTCTGATTTTTTGAAATGCTCTCTTCTAACACAGCATCGGTGGTGCAATATTTGTACGcatacaaattaaaacaaaaaatacagacgTTAACGTTAAACCTACCGGTGTTATAATCTGGCAGGCTGTCAGTGACAGGACACTCTCAGCTGGATCATTGGCTGGTTAATGTCCACTCACTTTACCGAACATGCCAGGTAGTACGAGACGACGACATCGTTTCTTCAACACCATCCACCGTCTGTAGCTGAGGGCATGTGCCGTCTACTCGACTGGCCTCtccattcagaaaaaaagagatgtgaTCTTCCCGAAAATTGTTGTCTGTAAGCGTGAGGTGGATTTACGTTTCCGCCATTCGCTTCCTGGTTGGTCTCTTGGATGAGATTTGGTGGGTGGTAACGCGAGACTTCACTTCACTGAGTCACTGAggatatacagtacagtacacaggAGCGAAACAGTTATTCAGCCCCATTAAAAGTTGTAACATTTAGTAGACACTAGCTTTGTAGACGTTGTAGACTAAGACTTTTTCTTTAACGTACGACGGGATTTCCCGTTATAAGTTAAGAGATTCATTAATGTTATATAGCCTATATTTTGAATTGCGAGGACAATAAAAGCAttcaggaaacaaacaaaaccgGGGATGCACTTTGTGGTTCGGTAAAGTGCTTCAAACCAGACTGCTCGTCCAATGAAAGTATGAAGgtgatttgtttgttcagtttgtaaGCGAAATATATCGTTAAAACGAGCTGCCGTGACCCGGATTCGAACCGGGGTTGCTGCGGCCACAACGCAGAGTACTAACCACTATACGATCACGGCTGGCCGCCGACTTCGTGATGCGACGACTCCACAAACTGTGTTATCTTACGTCATTTTCACAACATCAAACACTTTTTTATGCTCTTACTTTGATATTCATGCGTTGATGCGTCGAATCTCGCAATAAGCCGCTGAGTAGGACTATTGCGAGATGTATAACTTGTATGATTTTACATTTGTACCGTTCACACGTCACCACTGCCTTCTTTATCAAGAAAGGCATCGGTGGAGGCAGGGTTGCTCATAATGTCTTATGAATTTGTTCATCACCGAAGAACTGGGTTAGATTATATTATCATACTTTCTAAAGGTTTCAACTCTCCTCTCCTCGTGTAATCATGCCTTTCTGTAAATCTGTTAAAAGACGTTGCCGTGACCCGGATTCGAACCGGGGTTGCTGCGGCCACAACGCAGAGTACTAACCACTATACGATCACGGCAGGCCATCAAGTCTGACATGAGTGAAACattgaacagaaacaaatctACACCGAATTTGGTATAAAACCCTCAAAGCAGGGGTATAATACATAGGTAATGCATGTTGATCTATTCACCCATCAATTCGACTCTCACACTTTCAAACAGGATACAAACGCagggttctttttttttttctcaaatacaGATTGCATACGAAGTATTTTATATATCCAACAAGGAAAGCCTCACTTAAATGAAAAATCCCCTTTTCAAGAATATCCTGGCCGGAATAGGCAGCAATAACAGTGAGTTAGACAGAGTAAAGCAAGCTAATTATTCTTTTGAGTATGGACGAATGTCAGACTTGATGggtttatttatgtttgaacAATGCAAAGGATATTTGTTAGGCTACAAACTTTATagtatttttaaattagtttaCTCAGCTTTTTTGTCCACTGGCCAACTGAACTCAGATTCATACAATAATCTTATTAGTTCataaaataatcagattaaGTTGAAATTTAATGCAGTTATATAAATGTAAAGGTTCATGTTTTAGAGTTTTACACACCGTCTTAAAATTCTCAAGTTTGGCAagagcaagacattttggtttctgtgttcTTAAATGCCTACTGTGAAAATCAAAGCATCGACATATAAGGCTATATAAAGACTCATTCACAGTATTTCACAGATGATCATACTGTAAATTCAAGCTCATCCAGCTTTGGTTGCACAAGTCTTGTCATGACTGCTCTTCCCACACCAAGGCCAGGAAATGTATTGCACATTTTCAAGCTTCCCACACTGTTGTCGTCAACCTGGGTGTTCCTGAGCTAACACCAAACCTCCCCTCATCCCACGTTGCCCCAGCAGCCCCAGTCAACAGCGTATAAAATGAGCCACAGCCTGTTTATTTTGGGACTCTGGGCTTATTATCATAGAAATAACCGATTTCCCTCATAGCAGTGTAGGGAATGTCTtcctgaatttattttaattaaaaacacactgtcaTGTACCACAGAGGTTGTGTGTTAAGCAGAGAGAATGATAACAATAACCTTGACAACAGAGGCTGAAGGAGAGTTTTTTGTTTCCTGGGGGTAAAATTATTTAACAGCTCATACACATTTCTCATGCATAACCTCAGGGCAGGAAAAATACAAGTGCATCAGTGATTATTTTTGCATTCACCCAAATCTACAACAGTGACTGTGACATTTAATCAGTGACATTTAACCAGACACCAGTCATCCCTAAATGACATCCAAACCTACTTTAATCAACCTGTGCTGAAGAAGGTCACGCTCACTGGTCTCTGTGACTTCAGGCCAAGTGGCACTGACCTCAGTCTAAATGAAGTCCTTGTATCtctgagtattttttttatctcacaTCTTAAGGCCTGGCTCCTTAACCCCCTGTAGTTGGACCAATGGGAGGTCGGGGGGGTGGAGGGTCTGCTGTGTCAACACGGTCCCATACTTTGTGTAAGAACTTCAGTGAAATCCCAGCGTCTCTGCCCTCAGGATACTGTCTGTGTGATGCACAGTAGCTGTGGATTCAGAAAGATCATCCTGGAAGTGCTCTGTGGGCAAATTTCCTTGCAGAACATCACTTCATAAATCTGATGGTGTATGTTATTAGACTTACTGTGACCCCACCAGCCTTTGCTGTATCAATTGAGAGAGATGTGGTGCTCTGTCCCCTTCTCCCTGTACACCAATGGTCAGGGTCAACCCTTTTGGACCTCGtgcacacagatgaaaatgacTCTCATATGTGTGCTATGAACTGCCATTTGCAGCTGAAAAAACCAACTAAAAGGTGAGGATGCAGTTATCTACTAGAAACCCAGAAATGTTCTGTGATATTGCATGTGAATGATATGACTCTCCCTGATTTGTATGTGCTCtggtaatttgtttttatttggctTCTTATATGATACTGTCAGCTGCCTTACTGCTGCTTTTCTATCAAAGATCAGATTGGAGTAGTAGAAGTATGtacactactactactgttactACTGTAGTTTTTTGAAGGATTGTACtttcaatattttcattttgttacttCATGATTCCACTCCACTACTTTTCTTatggaaatatatttttacattattaaacatACAGTGTACTCTACTCGGTGTactcatcacattttaaataatttttgaGTTGTTAGCAGTTCATAAGAGTGTTTTCCTCTTGACACTTCTTCAGTAGTTTCATTTACGTAACTAAACAAGGTTTAGCAATGCAAGAATATCCAATATTTCACAGGAGACTCAAGATTCAGGATTGCTTTTCTGCTCTTTGCAGATGATCTGGTTCTGTTAGCTTCACCAAAGCTTTCGCTTAACATCAGTGGTCATGAGCTTTGGATGTACTGACTGGAAAAATCAGATCACAGATgcaagtggctgaaatgagtttcctccacTGGATGGCAGGGCTCAGAGATTGGGTATGGTTCTCAGACATCGGGAGGGAGCTCAGAGCGGAGCCGCTGCAACTGCTTTGTGTTGAAAGGAGTCGCTTGTGTTAAGACCCCaaaaaggaagaat comes from Scatophagus argus isolate fScaArg1 chromosome 17, fScaArg1.pri, whole genome shotgun sequence and encodes:
- the clptm1l gene encoding cleft lip and palate transmembrane protein 1-like protein, whose protein sequence is MFLKSSFTTLIVGVFVVYVLHTCWVMYGIVYTKPCDNPKGDKCITPFLAGNPKLQLSIYTALRPNAEGGHTLIHKEDKFDVNSKFERIVKVSLPKKTRNNGTLYALIFVHQAGVTPWQDPHQVHLVAQLTTFMVPKPPEISLISGEDQTQGQREGAQQKKQHDGNPTAGGHTSTSDHPTSHWRSRLTFNIVSDHFLFDKEYLPGDVHRYLRVFQNGKKMVYLPLLFVDELSNRVKDLVEINSTSTELPLTISYDSISLGRLRFWIHMQDAVYSLQQFGFTEKDADEIKGIFVDTNLYFLALTFFVAAFHLLFDFLAFKNDISFWKQKKSMVGMSSKAVLWRCFSTIVIFLYLLDEQTSLLVLIPAGIGSIIEVWKVKKAFKIQVFWKGGKPTFLFGKLDESERRTEQYDTLAMKYLSYLLYPLCIGGAVYALIFLRYKSWYSWLINSLVNGVYAFGFLFMLPQLFVNYKLKSVAHLPWKAFMYKAFNTFIDDVFAFIITMPTSHRLACFRDDVVFLIYLYQRWLYPVDKTRVNEYGVSYDEKPKGKSHKD